One genomic window of Elaeis guineensis isolate ETL-2024a chromosome 2, EG11, whole genome shotgun sequence includes the following:
- the LOC105049800 gene encoding uncharacterized protein isoform X1 gives MENRDGPLGNAIKEASRGVKSQENLTDIGSLKQCSDDLGQLSRHSSNGNKSAGLASKSSNTDEPMKRTSKKKRKKGKLNKKQFQNTVASKTDLASLTSTITQIGLEESSMAGPNERNQHNEGVCYQSLKEVIDCCAHNDVASRCDNAHSQSTLDPEGSQRVSKTDDIECLSRSNRETSEVVVLQDSTSHFCKVDDINSTQLVRKNDKDVTFPGSVVISATGWENVDSCLKDAGDCEEKSSSNAHYQDTCGVIGSQILPEDTCCRSMEAFENRSDATNFGTKRSNTSQNKVNADFSDVRNGRNIKSPHMRSQSVNHLAHCISSTKMSMDVQEFSKDGSIEKNNSSNQYFKASDDPAIVTNQDVEHDEGKAHTLIDASQLPSQINNHKRIGKENACYVWQKTRKNIGSMQARGRRRFNCYKMCMDADTAGRTSLSRHNSFAGDGLLPRPQSSYTNMDGFQQRAKKLGISDQERCISHGQVLIESPKWAFPQSLNVGCGQNMSISGDDGSIGSMAWENLKDKLNQPFKQENVIHYRRGFWVSKANLCKPRTKMNIVYSNFLEIPRTISHHRSNIAGKRSSLGNHHYKFDFSEACEFVPSFPACSSNGQLHGPWTGTSSHQKLLHEIQPHAATRVPLSEDVLGECYHAFLDNENNSPTRVEFELHCDNNSKERISSTVSSQKWIPVGKKDPLIKSSMVTDASNSKKLKFHHKTDSVAICDEASVVDVCKDMNDGLISGRPGRSLWEGKTDQNASGANSKNLPIYIGSELTTQTLDAAYRFQLASERIQLETGRPIAEFEKLLYSASPVIISSVLQYHEDNSRDQSIPISFIKFQNIDVLLQDVWRWYERPGNYGLEIKAEEPQNTKGLETNVVSFHAHFVPYLSAVQLFVHSQHPSTGGSPANKTSDVSQKGETEPCALSSLSQNQLCPELAEQTFVSDLFHSRERDMKPFHMATSDRDDSCNSLYASSFPDDSEVVFEYFEKEPPQQRKPFYTKVKELMEMGSSNPLVFGDPSKLGNMNLQDLHPASWFSVAWYPIYRIPEGSFRASFLTYHSLGHLVLRRIKLESLENTAFCAVVPVLGLQSYNAQQGECWFCPKKSAGSVLIDGTFFDISEILKERLRTLEETSALFARGHVRKYQIRTPNRQPDYEFFLSRKQ, from the exons ATGGAGAACCGAGACGG ACCTTTGGGAAATGCAATAAAAGAAGCTTCACGAGGTGTCAAATCCCAAGAGAATCTGACAGACATTGGATCCCTCAAGCAGTGTTCAGATGATCTTGGTCAACTCTCCAGACATTCCTCTAATGGGAATAAATCAGCTGGCTTagcatcaaaatcatcaaatacaGATGAGCCAATGAAAAGGACctctaagaaaaagagaaagaaggggaAGTTGAACAAAAAGCAATTTCAAAATACTGTTGCCTCGAAAACTGATTTGGCCAGTCTGACTTCTACTATCACTCAAATTGGTCTGGAAGAGAGTTCTATGGCAGGACCAAATGAACGGAACCAACACAATGAAGGGGTATGTTATCAATCATTGAAAGAGGTAATTGATTGCTGTGCTCACAATGATGTTGCTTCCAGATGTGATAATGCACATTCGCAGTCTACTCTTGACCCAGAAGGATCGCAACGTGTTTCAAAGACTGATGATATTGAATGTTTATCCAGAAGCAATAGGGAAACCTCCGAGGTTGTTGTTTTGCAGGATTCTACATCACACTTCTGTAAAGTTGACGACATCAACAGCACACAGTTAGTAAGGAAGAATGATAAAGATGTAACTTTCCCAGGTTCTGTAGTTATATCTGCCACAGGCTGGGAAAACGTGGATTCATGTTTGAAGGATGCAGGTGACTGTGAAGAAAAATCATCCAGTAATGCACATTACCAAGATACCTGTGGTGTCATTGGAAGCCAAATACTGCCTGAGGATACTTGCTGCAGAAGCATGGAAGCTTTTGAAAATAGGTCAGATGCAACAAATTTTGGAACAAAGAGATCAAACACAAGTCAAAATAAAGTTAATGCAGACTTCAGTGATGTCAGGAATGGGAGAAACATCAAATCACCCCATATGAGATCTCAGTCAGTAAACCATTTGGCACATTGTATCAGCAGCACGAAAATGTCAATGGATGTGCAAGAGTTCAGCAAAGATGGTAGTATTGAGAAGAACAACTCCAGCAACCAGTATTTCAAGGCAAGTGATGATCCTGCAATTGTAACAAATCAAGACGTTGAACATGATGAGGGGAAAGCTCACACTCTGATTGATGCATCTCAGTTGCCAAGCCAGATAAATAACCATAAGCGTATCGGGAAGGAGAATGCTTGCTACGTTTGGCAAAAGACCAGGAAAAATATTGGAAGTATGCAGGCTCGTGGCAGGAGAAGATTTAATTGCTATAAGATGTGCATGGATGCTGATACAGCAGGCAGAACTTCTCTATCAAGGCACAATTCCTTTGCAGGAGATGGTTTGTTACCTCGTCCACAATCTTCTTATACTAATATGGATGGTTTTCAGCAAAGAGCAAAAAAATTGGGGATCAGTGATCAAGAAAGATGCATAAGTCATGGACAAGTACTAATTGAGTCACCGAAATGGGCTTTTCCACAGAGCTTGAATGTTGGATGTGGTCAGAACATGTCCATATCAGGAGATGATGGCTCCATCGGGAGCATGGCTTGGGAAAATTTGAAAGATAAACTAAACCAGCCTTTTAagcaagagaatgtcatccattaCAGAAGGGGATTTTGGGTCAGTAAAGCCAATTTATGTAAGCCTCGGACCAAGATGAATATCGTTTATAGCAATTTTTTAGAAATTCCAAGGACAATTTCCCATCATAGGAGTAATATTGCTGGGAAAAGAAGCAGCCTTGGCAATCATCACTATAAATTTGATTTTTCAGAAGCATGTGAATTTGTGCCCTCTTTTCCAGCCTGTTCCTCTAATGGACAGCTGCATGGACCATGGACAGGGACATCAAGTCATCAAAAGCTTCTGCATGAAATCCAACCACATGCTGCAACAAGGGTGCCCCTATCTGAAGATGTACTAGGTGAATGTTATCATGCTTTTCTGGATAATGAAAATAACTCACCCACGCGCGTTGAATTTGAACTTCATTGTGACAATAATTCTAAAGAGCGCATCTCTTCCACTGTTAGTTCACAGAAGTGGATTCCTGTTGGTAAGAAAGACCCCTTGATCAAATCGAGTATGGTTACTGATGCGAGTAACAGCAAGAAACTAAAATTCCATCACAAAACAGATAGTGTTGCTATTTGTGATGAAGCTAGTGTTGTGGATGTTTGTAAAGACATGAATGATGGTCTTATTAGTGGTAGACCAGGAAGATCCCTGTGGGAAGGCAAAACTGATCAAAATGCATCTGGTGCTAACTCAAAAAACTTGCCTATATACATTGGTTCAGAGCTGACAACGCAAACTCTAGATGCTGCTTACAGATTTCAGCTAGCTTCTGAACGTATTCAGCTGGAGACAGGTAGACCCATTGCTGAGTTTGAAAAATTGCTCTACTCTGCTTCTCCAGTCATTATTTCATCTGTTCTGCAGTACCATGAGGATAACAGTAGAGATCAGTCCATTCCAATTTCTTTTATCAAATTCCAGAATATAGATGTTTTATTACAAGACGTTTGGAGATGGTATGAGAGACCTGGAAATTATGGCTTGGAAATAAAAGCAGAAGAGCCTCAAAACACCAAAGGATTGGAAACTAATGTTGTGTCATTTCATGCTCATTTTGTTCCATATCTCTCAGCAGTTCAGCTGTTCGTCCACTCCCAACATCCTTCAACTGGAGGCAGCCCTGCAAACAAAACATCTGATGTGTCACAGAAGGGAGAAACTGAGCCATGCGCATTATCTTCCTTGTCTCAAAATCAGTTATGCCCTGAATTAGCAGAGCAAACATTTGTTTCTGATCTTTTCCATTCAAGAGAGAGGGATATGAAGCCATTCCACATGGCAACATCGGATAGAGATGACTCCTGCAATTCTCTTTATGCATCCTCCTTCCCTGATGATTCAGAAGTGGTGTTTGAATACTTTGAAAAGGAACCACCACAACAGCGCAAGCCTTTCTATACAAA GGTGAAGGAGCTCATGGAGATGGGTTCTTCCAATCCTTTGGTATTTGGTGACCCCTCCAAGCTAGGGAACATGAATCTGCAAGATCTCCACCCTGCTTCTTG gttcTCAGTTGCTTGGTATCCTATATATCGAATTCCAGAAGGTAGTTTCCGTGCATCATTTTTGACCTATCATTCTTTAGGCCATTTGGTTCTGAGACGCATCAAATTAGAATCTCTGGAGAATACTGCCTTTTGTGCTGTCGTTCCTGTTCTTGGATTGCAAAGCTACAATGCGCAG CAGGGTGAGTGCTGGTTCTGTCCTAAGAAGTCAGCTGGATCTGTTTTGATAGATGGCACATTTTTTGACATTTCCGAAATACTCAAAGAAAGATTGAGAACTCTGGAGGAAACTTCTGCACTCTTTGCAAGGGGACATGTTCGCAAATATCAGATCAGAACACCTAATAGGCAGCCTGACTATGAGTTCTTTCTTTCTCGAAAACAATGA
- the LOC105049800 gene encoding uncharacterized protein isoform X2: MENRDGPLGNAIKEASRGVKSQENLTDIGSLKQCSDDLGQLSRHSSNGNKSAGLASKSSNTDEPMKRTSKKKRKKGKLNKKQFQNTVASKTDLASLTSTITQIGLEESSMAGPNERNQHNEGVCYQSLKEVIDCCAHNDVASRCDNAHSQSTLDPEGSQRVSKTDDIECLSRSNRETSEVVVLQDSTSHFCKVDDINSTQLVRKNDKDVTFPGSVVISATGWENVDSCLKDAGDCEEKSSSNAHYQDTCGVIGSQILPEDTCCRSMEAFENRSDATNFGTKRSNTSQNKVNADFSDVRNGRNIKSPHMRSQSVNHLAHCISSTKMSMDVQEFSKDGSIEKNNSSNQYFKASDDPAIVTNQDVEHDEGKAHTLIDASQLPSQINNHKRIGKENACYVWQKTRKNIGSMQARGRRRFNCYKMCMDADTAGRTSLSRHNSFAGDGLLPRPQSSYTNMDGFQQRAKKLGISDQERCISHGQVLIESPKWAFPQSLNVGCGQNMSISGDDGSIGSMAWENLKDKLNQPFKQENVIHYRRGFWVSKANLCKPRTKMNIVYSNFLEIPRTISHHRSNIAGKRSSLGNHHYKFDFSEACEFVPSFPACSSNGQLHGPWTGTSSHQKLLHEIQPHAATRVPLSEDVLGECYHAFLDNENNSPTRVEFELHCDNNSKERISSTVSSQKWIPVGKKDPLIKSSMVTDASNSKKLKFHHKTDSVAICDEASVVDVCKDMNDGLISGRPGRSLWEGKTDQNASGANSKNLPIYIGSELTTQTLDAAYRFQLASERIQLETGRPIAEFEKLLYSASPVIISSVLQYHEDNSRDQSIPISFIKFQNIDVLLQDVWRWYERPGNYGLEIKAEEPQNTKGLETNVVSFHAHFVPYLSAVQLFVHSQHPSTGGSPANKTSDVSQKGETEPCALSSLSQNQLCPELAEQTFVSDLFHSRERDMKPFHMATSDRDDSCNSLYASSFPDDSEVVFEYFEKEPPQQRKPFYTKVKELMEMGSSNPLVFGDPSKLGNMNLQDLHPASWFSVAWYPIYRIPEGSFRASFLTYHSLGHLVLRRIKLESLENTAFCAVVPVLGLQSYNAQGECWFCPKKSAGSVLIDGTFFDISEILKERLRTLEETSALFARGHVRKYQIRTPNRQPDYEFFLSRKQ; the protein is encoded by the exons ATGGAGAACCGAGACGG ACCTTTGGGAAATGCAATAAAAGAAGCTTCACGAGGTGTCAAATCCCAAGAGAATCTGACAGACATTGGATCCCTCAAGCAGTGTTCAGATGATCTTGGTCAACTCTCCAGACATTCCTCTAATGGGAATAAATCAGCTGGCTTagcatcaaaatcatcaaatacaGATGAGCCAATGAAAAGGACctctaagaaaaagagaaagaaggggaAGTTGAACAAAAAGCAATTTCAAAATACTGTTGCCTCGAAAACTGATTTGGCCAGTCTGACTTCTACTATCACTCAAATTGGTCTGGAAGAGAGTTCTATGGCAGGACCAAATGAACGGAACCAACACAATGAAGGGGTATGTTATCAATCATTGAAAGAGGTAATTGATTGCTGTGCTCACAATGATGTTGCTTCCAGATGTGATAATGCACATTCGCAGTCTACTCTTGACCCAGAAGGATCGCAACGTGTTTCAAAGACTGATGATATTGAATGTTTATCCAGAAGCAATAGGGAAACCTCCGAGGTTGTTGTTTTGCAGGATTCTACATCACACTTCTGTAAAGTTGACGACATCAACAGCACACAGTTAGTAAGGAAGAATGATAAAGATGTAACTTTCCCAGGTTCTGTAGTTATATCTGCCACAGGCTGGGAAAACGTGGATTCATGTTTGAAGGATGCAGGTGACTGTGAAGAAAAATCATCCAGTAATGCACATTACCAAGATACCTGTGGTGTCATTGGAAGCCAAATACTGCCTGAGGATACTTGCTGCAGAAGCATGGAAGCTTTTGAAAATAGGTCAGATGCAACAAATTTTGGAACAAAGAGATCAAACACAAGTCAAAATAAAGTTAATGCAGACTTCAGTGATGTCAGGAATGGGAGAAACATCAAATCACCCCATATGAGATCTCAGTCAGTAAACCATTTGGCACATTGTATCAGCAGCACGAAAATGTCAATGGATGTGCAAGAGTTCAGCAAAGATGGTAGTATTGAGAAGAACAACTCCAGCAACCAGTATTTCAAGGCAAGTGATGATCCTGCAATTGTAACAAATCAAGACGTTGAACATGATGAGGGGAAAGCTCACACTCTGATTGATGCATCTCAGTTGCCAAGCCAGATAAATAACCATAAGCGTATCGGGAAGGAGAATGCTTGCTACGTTTGGCAAAAGACCAGGAAAAATATTGGAAGTATGCAGGCTCGTGGCAGGAGAAGATTTAATTGCTATAAGATGTGCATGGATGCTGATACAGCAGGCAGAACTTCTCTATCAAGGCACAATTCCTTTGCAGGAGATGGTTTGTTACCTCGTCCACAATCTTCTTATACTAATATGGATGGTTTTCAGCAAAGAGCAAAAAAATTGGGGATCAGTGATCAAGAAAGATGCATAAGTCATGGACAAGTACTAATTGAGTCACCGAAATGGGCTTTTCCACAGAGCTTGAATGTTGGATGTGGTCAGAACATGTCCATATCAGGAGATGATGGCTCCATCGGGAGCATGGCTTGGGAAAATTTGAAAGATAAACTAAACCAGCCTTTTAagcaagagaatgtcatccattaCAGAAGGGGATTTTGGGTCAGTAAAGCCAATTTATGTAAGCCTCGGACCAAGATGAATATCGTTTATAGCAATTTTTTAGAAATTCCAAGGACAATTTCCCATCATAGGAGTAATATTGCTGGGAAAAGAAGCAGCCTTGGCAATCATCACTATAAATTTGATTTTTCAGAAGCATGTGAATTTGTGCCCTCTTTTCCAGCCTGTTCCTCTAATGGACAGCTGCATGGACCATGGACAGGGACATCAAGTCATCAAAAGCTTCTGCATGAAATCCAACCACATGCTGCAACAAGGGTGCCCCTATCTGAAGATGTACTAGGTGAATGTTATCATGCTTTTCTGGATAATGAAAATAACTCACCCACGCGCGTTGAATTTGAACTTCATTGTGACAATAATTCTAAAGAGCGCATCTCTTCCACTGTTAGTTCACAGAAGTGGATTCCTGTTGGTAAGAAAGACCCCTTGATCAAATCGAGTATGGTTACTGATGCGAGTAACAGCAAGAAACTAAAATTCCATCACAAAACAGATAGTGTTGCTATTTGTGATGAAGCTAGTGTTGTGGATGTTTGTAAAGACATGAATGATGGTCTTATTAGTGGTAGACCAGGAAGATCCCTGTGGGAAGGCAAAACTGATCAAAATGCATCTGGTGCTAACTCAAAAAACTTGCCTATATACATTGGTTCAGAGCTGACAACGCAAACTCTAGATGCTGCTTACAGATTTCAGCTAGCTTCTGAACGTATTCAGCTGGAGACAGGTAGACCCATTGCTGAGTTTGAAAAATTGCTCTACTCTGCTTCTCCAGTCATTATTTCATCTGTTCTGCAGTACCATGAGGATAACAGTAGAGATCAGTCCATTCCAATTTCTTTTATCAAATTCCAGAATATAGATGTTTTATTACAAGACGTTTGGAGATGGTATGAGAGACCTGGAAATTATGGCTTGGAAATAAAAGCAGAAGAGCCTCAAAACACCAAAGGATTGGAAACTAATGTTGTGTCATTTCATGCTCATTTTGTTCCATATCTCTCAGCAGTTCAGCTGTTCGTCCACTCCCAACATCCTTCAACTGGAGGCAGCCCTGCAAACAAAACATCTGATGTGTCACAGAAGGGAGAAACTGAGCCATGCGCATTATCTTCCTTGTCTCAAAATCAGTTATGCCCTGAATTAGCAGAGCAAACATTTGTTTCTGATCTTTTCCATTCAAGAGAGAGGGATATGAAGCCATTCCACATGGCAACATCGGATAGAGATGACTCCTGCAATTCTCTTTATGCATCCTCCTTCCCTGATGATTCAGAAGTGGTGTTTGAATACTTTGAAAAGGAACCACCACAACAGCGCAAGCCTTTCTATACAAA GGTGAAGGAGCTCATGGAGATGGGTTCTTCCAATCCTTTGGTATTTGGTGACCCCTCCAAGCTAGGGAACATGAATCTGCAAGATCTCCACCCTGCTTCTTG gttcTCAGTTGCTTGGTATCCTATATATCGAATTCCAGAAGGTAGTTTCCGTGCATCATTTTTGACCTATCATTCTTTAGGCCATTTGGTTCTGAGACGCATCAAATTAGAATCTCTGGAGAATACTGCCTTTTGTGCTGTCGTTCCTGTTCTTGGATTGCAAAGCTACAATGCGCAG GGTGAGTGCTGGTTCTGTCCTAAGAAGTCAGCTGGATCTGTTTTGATAGATGGCACATTTTTTGACATTTCCGAAATACTCAAAGAAAGATTGAGAACTCTGGAGGAAACTTCTGCACTCTTTGCAAGGGGACATGTTCGCAAATATCAGATCAGAACACCTAATAGGCAGCCTGACTATGAGTTCTTTCTTTCTCGAAAACAATGA
- the LOC105049800 gene encoding uncharacterized protein isoform X3 has protein sequence MSRPLGNAIKEASRGVKSQENLTDIGSLKQCSDDLGQLSRHSSNGNKSAGLASKSSNTDEPMKRTSKKKRKKGKLNKKQFQNTVASKTDLASLTSTITQIGLEESSMAGPNERNQHNEGVCYQSLKEVIDCCAHNDVASRCDNAHSQSTLDPEGSQRVSKTDDIECLSRSNRETSEVVVLQDSTSHFCKVDDINSTQLVRKNDKDVTFPGSVVISATGWENVDSCLKDAGDCEEKSSSNAHYQDTCGVIGSQILPEDTCCRSMEAFENRSDATNFGTKRSNTSQNKVNADFSDVRNGRNIKSPHMRSQSVNHLAHCISSTKMSMDVQEFSKDGSIEKNNSSNQYFKASDDPAIVTNQDVEHDEGKAHTLIDASQLPSQINNHKRIGKENACYVWQKTRKNIGSMQARGRRRFNCYKMCMDADTAGRTSLSRHNSFAGDGLLPRPQSSYTNMDGFQQRAKKLGISDQERCISHGQVLIESPKWAFPQSLNVGCGQNMSISGDDGSIGSMAWENLKDKLNQPFKQENVIHYRRGFWVSKANLCKPRTKMNIVYSNFLEIPRTISHHRSNIAGKRSSLGNHHYKFDFSEACEFVPSFPACSSNGQLHGPWTGTSSHQKLLHEIQPHAATRVPLSEDVLGECYHAFLDNENNSPTRVEFELHCDNNSKERISSTVSSQKWIPVGKKDPLIKSSMVTDASNSKKLKFHHKTDSVAICDEASVVDVCKDMNDGLISGRPGRSLWEGKTDQNASGANSKNLPIYIGSELTTQTLDAAYRFQLASERIQLETGRPIAEFEKLLYSASPVIISSVLQYHEDNSRDQSIPISFIKFQNIDVLLQDVWRWYERPGNYGLEIKAEEPQNTKGLETNVVSFHAHFVPYLSAVQLFVHSQHPSTGGSPANKTSDVSQKGETEPCALSSLSQNQLCPELAEQTFVSDLFHSRERDMKPFHMATSDRDDSCNSLYASSFPDDSEVVFEYFEKEPPQQRKPFYTKVKELMEMGSSNPLVFGDPSKLGNMNLQDLHPASWFSVAWYPIYRIPEGSFRASFLTYHSLGHLVLRRIKLESLENTAFCAVVPVLGLQSYNAQQGECWFCPKKSAGSVLIDGTFFDISEILKERLRTLEETSALFARGHVRKYQIRTPNRQPDYEFFLSRKQ, from the exons ATGTCCAGACCTTTGGGAAATGCAATAAAAGAAGCTTCACGAGGTGTCAAATCCCAAGAGAATCTGACAGACATTGGATCCCTCAAGCAGTGTTCAGATGATCTTGGTCAACTCTCCAGACATTCCTCTAATGGGAATAAATCAGCTGGCTTagcatcaaaatcatcaaatacaGATGAGCCAATGAAAAGGACctctaagaaaaagagaaagaaggggaAGTTGAACAAAAAGCAATTTCAAAATACTGTTGCCTCGAAAACTGATTTGGCCAGTCTGACTTCTACTATCACTCAAATTGGTCTGGAAGAGAGTTCTATGGCAGGACCAAATGAACGGAACCAACACAATGAAGGGGTATGTTATCAATCATTGAAAGAGGTAATTGATTGCTGTGCTCACAATGATGTTGCTTCCAGATGTGATAATGCACATTCGCAGTCTACTCTTGACCCAGAAGGATCGCAACGTGTTTCAAAGACTGATGATATTGAATGTTTATCCAGAAGCAATAGGGAAACCTCCGAGGTTGTTGTTTTGCAGGATTCTACATCACACTTCTGTAAAGTTGACGACATCAACAGCACACAGTTAGTAAGGAAGAATGATAAAGATGTAACTTTCCCAGGTTCTGTAGTTATATCTGCCACAGGCTGGGAAAACGTGGATTCATGTTTGAAGGATGCAGGTGACTGTGAAGAAAAATCATCCAGTAATGCACATTACCAAGATACCTGTGGTGTCATTGGAAGCCAAATACTGCCTGAGGATACTTGCTGCAGAAGCATGGAAGCTTTTGAAAATAGGTCAGATGCAACAAATTTTGGAACAAAGAGATCAAACACAAGTCAAAATAAAGTTAATGCAGACTTCAGTGATGTCAGGAATGGGAGAAACATCAAATCACCCCATATGAGATCTCAGTCAGTAAACCATTTGGCACATTGTATCAGCAGCACGAAAATGTCAATGGATGTGCAAGAGTTCAGCAAAGATGGTAGTATTGAGAAGAACAACTCCAGCAACCAGTATTTCAAGGCAAGTGATGATCCTGCAATTGTAACAAATCAAGACGTTGAACATGATGAGGGGAAAGCTCACACTCTGATTGATGCATCTCAGTTGCCAAGCCAGATAAATAACCATAAGCGTATCGGGAAGGAGAATGCTTGCTACGTTTGGCAAAAGACCAGGAAAAATATTGGAAGTATGCAGGCTCGTGGCAGGAGAAGATTTAATTGCTATAAGATGTGCATGGATGCTGATACAGCAGGCAGAACTTCTCTATCAAGGCACAATTCCTTTGCAGGAGATGGTTTGTTACCTCGTCCACAATCTTCTTATACTAATATGGATGGTTTTCAGCAAAGAGCAAAAAAATTGGGGATCAGTGATCAAGAAAGATGCATAAGTCATGGACAAGTACTAATTGAGTCACCGAAATGGGCTTTTCCACAGAGCTTGAATGTTGGATGTGGTCAGAACATGTCCATATCAGGAGATGATGGCTCCATCGGGAGCATGGCTTGGGAAAATTTGAAAGATAAACTAAACCAGCCTTTTAagcaagagaatgtcatccattaCAGAAGGGGATTTTGGGTCAGTAAAGCCAATTTATGTAAGCCTCGGACCAAGATGAATATCGTTTATAGCAATTTTTTAGAAATTCCAAGGACAATTTCCCATCATAGGAGTAATATTGCTGGGAAAAGAAGCAGCCTTGGCAATCATCACTATAAATTTGATTTTTCAGAAGCATGTGAATTTGTGCCCTCTTTTCCAGCCTGTTCCTCTAATGGACAGCTGCATGGACCATGGACAGGGACATCAAGTCATCAAAAGCTTCTGCATGAAATCCAACCACATGCTGCAACAAGGGTGCCCCTATCTGAAGATGTACTAGGTGAATGTTATCATGCTTTTCTGGATAATGAAAATAACTCACCCACGCGCGTTGAATTTGAACTTCATTGTGACAATAATTCTAAAGAGCGCATCTCTTCCACTGTTAGTTCACAGAAGTGGATTCCTGTTGGTAAGAAAGACCCCTTGATCAAATCGAGTATGGTTACTGATGCGAGTAACAGCAAGAAACTAAAATTCCATCACAAAACAGATAGTGTTGCTATTTGTGATGAAGCTAGTGTTGTGGATGTTTGTAAAGACATGAATGATGGTCTTATTAGTGGTAGACCAGGAAGATCCCTGTGGGAAGGCAAAACTGATCAAAATGCATCTGGTGCTAACTCAAAAAACTTGCCTATATACATTGGTTCAGAGCTGACAACGCAAACTCTAGATGCTGCTTACAGATTTCAGCTAGCTTCTGAACGTATTCAGCTGGAGACAGGTAGACCCATTGCTGAGTTTGAAAAATTGCTCTACTCTGCTTCTCCAGTCATTATTTCATCTGTTCTGCAGTACCATGAGGATAACAGTAGAGATCAGTCCATTCCAATTTCTTTTATCAAATTCCAGAATATAGATGTTTTATTACAAGACGTTTGGAGATGGTATGAGAGACCTGGAAATTATGGCTTGGAAATAAAAGCAGAAGAGCCTCAAAACACCAAAGGATTGGAAACTAATGTTGTGTCATTTCATGCTCATTTTGTTCCATATCTCTCAGCAGTTCAGCTGTTCGTCCACTCCCAACATCCTTCAACTGGAGGCAGCCCTGCAAACAAAACATCTGATGTGTCACAGAAGGGAGAAACTGAGCCATGCGCATTATCTTCCTTGTCTCAAAATCAGTTATGCCCTGAATTAGCAGAGCAAACATTTGTTTCTGATCTTTTCCATTCAAGAGAGAGGGATATGAAGCCATTCCACATGGCAACATCGGATAGAGATGACTCCTGCAATTCTCTTTATGCATCCTCCTTCCCTGATGATTCAGAAGTGGTGTTTGAATACTTTGAAAAGGAACCACCACAACAGCGCAAGCCTTTCTATACAAA GGTGAAGGAGCTCATGGAGATGGGTTCTTCCAATCCTTTGGTATTTGGTGACCCCTCCAAGCTAGGGAACATGAATCTGCAAGATCTCCACCCTGCTTCTTG gttcTCAGTTGCTTGGTATCCTATATATCGAATTCCAGAAGGTAGTTTCCGTGCATCATTTTTGACCTATCATTCTTTAGGCCATTTGGTTCTGAGACGCATCAAATTAGAATCTCTGGAGAATACTGCCTTTTGTGCTGTCGTTCCTGTTCTTGGATTGCAAAGCTACAATGCGCAG CAGGGTGAGTGCTGGTTCTGTCCTAAGAAGTCAGCTGGATCTGTTTTGATAGATGGCACATTTTTTGACATTTCCGAAATACTCAAAGAAAGATTGAGAACTCTGGAGGAAACTTCTGCACTCTTTGCAAGGGGACATGTTCGCAAATATCAGATCAGAACACCTAATAGGCAGCCTGACTATGAGTTCTTTCTTTCTCGAAAACAATGA